A region from the Kineothrix sp. IPX-CK genome encodes:
- a CDS encoding iron chaperone, with protein sequence MKEQSNNTNKANHRNDPAKTIDEYIAAQPESVQPLLHLVRNTIRTAIPDAEERISWQMPTYWNKHNIIHFASFKNHIGIYPGEKAMVHFLPRLAEYKTSKGALQLPHSKPLPLELIAEIAKWSYEMEKSLY encoded by the coding sequence ATGAAAGAACAATCAAATAATACCAATAAAGCTAACCATCGCAATGATCCGGCAAAAACAATCGACGAATATATTGCCGCACAGCCGGAGAGCGTTCAGCCGCTTTTGCATCTGGTAAGGAATACGATTCGGACTGCAATTCCGGATGCAGAAGAACGAATATCATGGCAAATGCCCACATATTGGAACAAACACAATATCATCCATTTCGCATCGTTCAAAAATCATATCGGAATATATCCCGGCGAAAAAGCCATGGTACATTTCTTACCAAGACTTGCGGAATATAAAACAAGTAAAGGTGCATTGCAGCTTCCGCATAGCAAGCCGCTTCCGTTGGAGCTGATTGCCGAAATTGCTAAATGGAGCTATGAAATGGAGAAAAGCCTATATTAA